In Gadus morhua chromosome 2, gadMor3.0, whole genome shotgun sequence, a single window of DNA contains:
- the rdh8a gene encoding retinol dehydrogenase 8a: MANSGQKVVLITGCSSGIGLRIAVTLAKDEKKRYHVIATMRDLKKKEKLVEAAGDTFGKSLTLHPLDVCSDDSVSQCINSVKDRHIDILINNAGVGILGPVESISIDQMKKVFETNFFGVVRMIKEVMPDMKARRSGHIIVMSSVMGLQGVVFNDVYTASKFAMEGFCECMAVQLMKFSVRLSMIEPGPVHTEFETKMMADVAKMEFPGVDADTVRYFKDVYLPSSIDIFEAMGQTPEDIAKCTKKVIESSSPRFRNLTNSLYTPIVALKYADETGGLSVNTFYNLLFNLGPLMHITMSILKCLTCSCLRRRTVSPN; the protein is encoded by the exons ATGGCGAACAGTGGGCAAAAAGTTGTGTTGATCACCGGTTGCTCCTCCGGCATCGGGTTACGAATCGCCGTCACGCTGGCCAAAGATGAAAAGAAGCGCTACCATG TCATCGCCACCATGAGGGAcctgaagaagaaggagaagctgGTGGAGGCTGCCGGGGACACCTTCGGGAAGAGCCTCACGCTGCACCCGTTGGACGTGTGCAGCGACGACTCCGTCTCGCAGTGCATAAACAGCGTCAAGGACCGCCATATTGATATCCTCA TTAACAATGCAGGTGTGGGCATTCTGGGGCCCGTGGAGAGCATCAGCATAGACCAGATGAAGAAAGTGTTTGAGACTAACTTCTTTGGCGTGGTGCGCATGATCAAAGAGGTCATGCCCGATATGAAAGCGAGGCGTTCGGGACACATCATCGTCATGAGCAGTGTCATGGGACTTCAAG GAGTGGTGTTCAATGACGTCTACACAGCCTCTAAGTTCGCCATGGAGGGATTCTGTGAGTGCATGGCCGTGCAACTAATGAAGTTCAGCGTCAG GTTGTCCATGATCGAGCCCGGCCCGGTCCACACGGAATTCGAGACCAAGATGATGGCCGATGTGGCGAAGATGGAGTTCCCGGGCGTCGATGCAGACACAGTTCGCTACTTCAAAGACGTGTACCTGCCCTCCTCCATTGATATATTCGAGGCGATGGGCCAGACACCGGAAGATATCGCCAAG TGCACCAAGAAGGTCATCGAGTCCAGCAGCCCGCGCTTCAGGAACCTCACCAACAGCCTGTACACGCCCATCGTGGCGCTGAAGTACGCCGACGAGACCGGCGGCCTGTCCGTCAACACCTTCTACAACCTGCTCTTCAACTTAGGACCCCTGATGCACATCACCATGAGCATCCTCAAGTGCCTCACCTGTAGCTGCCTGCGGCGACGCACCGTCTCCCCCAACTGA